Proteins encoded in a region of the Phacochoerus africanus isolate WHEZ1 chromosome 8, ROS_Pafr_v1, whole genome shotgun sequence genome:
- the ZNF446 gene encoding zinc finger protein 446 isoform X10, translating into MIGQGGSAQGAGGDAGSQWPRVEEVDAGLAGWAWPLTTSRCALRLPPPGLFPGRSTSLLRENLLFGRRTPGIRFGPACEPAPRSRAGRVSPRSLCEPETQLFADRFTQLHHLPAVPCSFLEALSTTCLQALVHKASFRSVTPSSLKLSPTQPQASPHQGPLCRSLSPWAGPVCIQVTYPACGLEAVTLTPPILQVPLGGSRKTRSTMPSTLGPPSLPSLDSEATLEEPEAARQRFRGFCYQEAAGPHEALAQLRELCHQWLQPEAHSKEQMLELLVLEQFLGALPPEIQAWVRGQRPGSPEEAAVLVEGLQHDPGQLLSWITAHVLKRAVLPAAQKTEESVRSSHPSEPVEPLRAASGEGSKDGQMEGGAHLSCSVKEEPAGYGQETAPSSPLNPATSHEGCLERQEPTSASFHPSRIQLAVLAWLLWTDAGSSVRILVPIPADTTAGSAPPGRVGPSGPVTEGAVLGRDAGEVRHGGLPGRVAAHASGGTRGVGARGAEPRTGGTEEPPPGR; encoded by the exons ATGATTGGCCAAGGCGGCTCTGCCCAAGGGGCGGGCGGGGACGCTGGCTCCCAGTGGCCTCGGGTGGAGGAGGTGGATGCAGGCCTGGCTGGGTGGGCGTGGCCTCTCACTACCTCCCGATGTGCCCTGCGCCTCCCGCCTCCGGGCCTTTTCCCTGGCCGGTCCACGTCCCTCCTGCGGGAAAACCTCCTCTTTGGAAGGCGAACTCCAGGCATCAGGTTTGGTCCAGCCTGTGAGCCAGCCCCCCGATCCCGCGCTGGGCGTGTTTCACCCCGGAGTCTCTGCGAGCCTGAGACACAATTATTTGCTGACCGCTTCACACAACTC CATCATCTCCCAGCAGTTCCCTGCAGTTTTCTGGAAGCTCTATCAACAACTTGCCTCCAAGCCTTGGTTCACAAGGCTTCCTTCCGCTCTGTGACTCCTTCCTCCTTGAAGCTTTCCCCAACTCAGCCTCAAGCATCCCCACACCAGGGTCCTCTTTGTCGCAGcctcagtccctgggctgggcctgTGTGCATACAGGTGACTTACCCTGCCTGTGGGCTTGAGGCTGTCACCCTGACCCCTCCTATCCTGCAAGTCCCTCTTGGTGGCTCCAGGAAGACTCGCAGCACAATGCCATCCACACTGGGTCCCCCGAGCCTCCCCTCTCTGGACTCCGAGGCCACCCTGGAGGAGCCCGAGGCAGCACGCCAGCGCTTCCGGGGCTTCTGCTACCAGGAGGCAGCCGGTCCCCACGAGGCCCTGGCCCAGCTGCGGGAGCTGTGCCACCAGTGGCTGCAGCCAGAGGCTCACTCCAAGGAGCAGATGCTGGAGCTGCTGGTGCTGGAGCAGTTCCTGGGCGCTCTGCCCCCTGAGATCCAGGCCTGGGTGCGGGGCCAGAGGCCAGGCAGCCCAGAGGAGGCTGCTGTTCTGGTCGAGGGTCTGCAGCATGACCCTGGGCAGCTGCTTAGCTGG ATTACAGCGCACGTCCTGAAGCGGGCAGTGCTTCCAGCAGCACAGAAGACAGAGGAGTCTGTGAGGAGCTCCCACCCTTCAGAGCCAGTGGAGCCCCTCAGGGCAGCCTCTGGGGAGGGGTCCAAGGATGGGCAGATGGAGGGGGGTGCCCATCTCAGCTGCAGTGTGAAGGAGGAGCCTGCTGGCTATGGGCAGGAGACCG CACCCTCCAGCCCCCTAAACCCAGCCACGTCCCATGAGGGGTGCCTCGAACGACAGGAACCGACCTCTGCGTCTTTCCACCCATCCAGGATTCAG CTGGCAGTGCTGGCCTGGCTCCTGTGGACAGACGCTGGCTCATCTGTCAGGATTCTTGTTCCCATCCCTGCAGACACGACGGCTGGGAGCGCACCTCCTG GAAGAGTGGGGCCTTCTGGACCCGTCACAGAAGGAGCTGTACTGGGACGCGATGCTGGAGAAGTACGGCACGGTGGTCTCCCTGG CAGGGTTGCCGCGCACGCTTCCGGAGGCACTCGGGGAGTCGGAGCCCGAGGGGCTGAGCCCCGGACCGGAGGGACAGAGGAGCCTCCGCCCGG CAGGTGA
- the ZNF446 gene encoding zinc finger protein 446 isoform X12: protein MIGQGGSAQGAGGDAGSQWPRVEEVDAGLAGWAWPLTTSRCALRLPPPGLFPGRSTSLLRENLLFGRRTPGIRFGPACEPAPRSRAGRVSPRSLCEPETQLFADRFTQLHHLPAVPCSFLEALSTTCLQALVHKASFRSVTPSSLKLSPTQPQASPHQGPLCRSLSPWAGPVCIQVTYPACGLEAVTLTPPILQVPLGGSRKTRSTMPSTLGPPSLPSLDSEATLEEPEAARQRFRGFCYQEAAGPHEALAQLRELCHQWLQPEAHSKEQMLELLVLEQFLGALPPEIQAWVRGQRPGSPEEAAVLVEGLQHDPGQLLSWITAHVLKRAVLPAAQKTEESVRSSHPSEPVEPLRAASGEGSKDGQMEGGAHLSCSVKEEPAGYGQETAPSSPLNPATSHEGCLERQEPTSASFHPSRIQLAVLAWLLWTDAGSSVRILVPIPADTTAGSAPPGRVGPSGPVTEGAVLGRDAGEVRHGGLPGRVAAHASGGTRGVGARGAEPRTGGTEEPPPG, encoded by the exons ATGATTGGCCAAGGCGGCTCTGCCCAAGGGGCGGGCGGGGACGCTGGCTCCCAGTGGCCTCGGGTGGAGGAGGTGGATGCAGGCCTGGCTGGGTGGGCGTGGCCTCTCACTACCTCCCGATGTGCCCTGCGCCTCCCGCCTCCGGGCCTTTTCCCTGGCCGGTCCACGTCCCTCCTGCGGGAAAACCTCCTCTTTGGAAGGCGAACTCCAGGCATCAGGTTTGGTCCAGCCTGTGAGCCAGCCCCCCGATCCCGCGCTGGGCGTGTTTCACCCCGGAGTCTCTGCGAGCCTGAGACACAATTATTTGCTGACCGCTTCACACAACTC CATCATCTCCCAGCAGTTCCCTGCAGTTTTCTGGAAGCTCTATCAACAACTTGCCTCCAAGCCTTGGTTCACAAGGCTTCCTTCCGCTCTGTGACTCCTTCCTCCTTGAAGCTTTCCCCAACTCAGCCTCAAGCATCCCCACACCAGGGTCCTCTTTGTCGCAGcctcagtccctgggctgggcctgTGTGCATACAGGTGACTTACCCTGCCTGTGGGCTTGAGGCTGTCACCCTGACCCCTCCTATCCTGCAAGTCCCTCTTGGTGGCTCCAGGAAGACTCGCAGCACAATGCCATCCACACTGGGTCCCCCGAGCCTCCCCTCTCTGGACTCCGAGGCCACCCTGGAGGAGCCCGAGGCAGCACGCCAGCGCTTCCGGGGCTTCTGCTACCAGGAGGCAGCCGGTCCCCACGAGGCCCTGGCCCAGCTGCGGGAGCTGTGCCACCAGTGGCTGCAGCCAGAGGCTCACTCCAAGGAGCAGATGCTGGAGCTGCTGGTGCTGGAGCAGTTCCTGGGCGCTCTGCCCCCTGAGATCCAGGCCTGGGTGCGGGGCCAGAGGCCAGGCAGCCCAGAGGAGGCTGCTGTTCTGGTCGAGGGTCTGCAGCATGACCCTGGGCAGCTGCTTAGCTGG ATTACAGCGCACGTCCTGAAGCGGGCAGTGCTTCCAGCAGCACAGAAGACAGAGGAGTCTGTGAGGAGCTCCCACCCTTCAGAGCCAGTGGAGCCCCTCAGGGCAGCCTCTGGGGAGGGGTCCAAGGATGGGCAGATGGAGGGGGGTGCCCATCTCAGCTGCAGTGTGAAGGAGGAGCCTGCTGGCTATGGGCAGGAGACCG CACCCTCCAGCCCCCTAAACCCAGCCACGTCCCATGAGGGGTGCCTCGAACGACAGGAACCGACCTCTGCGTCTTTCCACCCATCCAGGATTCAG CTGGCAGTGCTGGCCTGGCTCCTGTGGACAGACGCTGGCTCATCTGTCAGGATTCTTGTTCCCATCCCTGCAGACACGACGGCTGGGAGCGCACCTCCTG GAAGAGTGGGGCCTTCTGGACCCGTCACAGAAGGAGCTGTACTGGGACGCGATGCTGGAGAAGTACGGCACGGTGGTCTCCCTGG CAGGGTTGCCGCGCACGCTTCCGGAGGCACTCGGGGAGTCGGAGCCCGAGGGGCTGAGCCCCGGACCGGAGGGACAGAGGAGCCTCCGCCCGG GTGA